One genomic segment of Candidatus Rokuibacteriota bacterium includes these proteins:
- a CDS encoding aldolase/citrate lyase family protein, which produces MNENGYRARAERGEVQIGTWVTMIRTPAVLTLLRAAGLDFARVDMEHSPFSMETVADMATLARALDFPLVVRPPEGNREWITRLLDAGVWNLHVPQVDTPEQAAAVAACCRYAPLGERGMYGFGPHTEYRTLPPAEHMAAANARVHVTIMLETKAAFERLDEIASVPGIDALTIGPSDLAQDLGVLGTHAQREVLDEHRRRLVAAARKHGKAVAMLTDSVEGVRQMIAVGATIINYGSDAGMLRSAYASVVEEIRRTLPAR; this is translated from the coding sequence ATGAACGAGAACGGTTACCGGGCTCGCGCCGAGCGTGGAGAAGTCCAGATCGGGACGTGGGTGACGATGATCCGGACTCCCGCGGTGCTGACGCTGCTCCGGGCCGCGGGACTGGACTTCGCCCGGGTCGACATGGAGCACTCGCCGTTCTCCATGGAGACGGTCGCCGACATGGCAACGCTGGCGCGCGCTCTCGACTTCCCGCTGGTGGTCCGGCCGCCCGAGGGCAACCGCGAGTGGATCACGCGGCTGCTCGACGCCGGCGTGTGGAACCTGCATGTCCCGCAGGTCGACACGCCCGAACAGGCGGCCGCGGTCGCCGCGTGCTGCCGGTACGCTCCGCTGGGCGAGCGGGGCATGTACGGCTTCGGCCCCCACACCGAGTACCGGACACTGCCGCCGGCCGAGCACATGGCCGCCGCGAATGCCCGCGTGCACGTCACGATCATGCTCGAGACCAAGGCCGCCTTCGAGCGCCTCGACGAGATCGCGTCGGTCCCGGGTATCGACGCGCTGACGATCGGGCCGAGCGACCTGGCCCAGGACCTGGGAGTGCTCGGCACGCACGCTCAGCGGGAGGTGCTGGACGAGCACCGCCGGCGGCTCGTGGCGGCCGCGCGCAAGCACGGCAAGGCGGTGGCGATGCTGACCGACAGTGTGGAGGGCGTGCGCCAGATGATCGCGGTCGGCGCCACGATCATCAACTACGGGTCGGACGCGGGAATGCTCCGGTCGGCGTACGCGTCGGTCGTCGAGGAGATCCGCCGCACGCTTCCCGCCCGCTGA
- a CDS encoding S1C family serine protease, translated as MSALLIGMAAWLLAAGYPASPEAATEAELQSAVFRAKPAVVMISVKIGATATVRCGSGASATVRPGAIGELGSGSIIHPDGWIVTNGHVIQPYQEGADSSFAAELAEKAVATACAAEVDGLPGPARAQRIRALAATPENRRGLAVERTLEVHLSNGKAYPAEVKFYSPPAYVVVGGTPDSSGNQKKEHGRDVAILKIEDKELPVVRMARHSTDLHLGQALFVIGFPGVVVSHELLSRTTQYEPSITVGRVSGFKRDIGGQRVIQTDAAIIQGNSGGPVFDDRGQVIGAATFTSLQGEQVVQGFNFLIPVETIQEAAAKAGVAPKGDSMFTRLWNHGVDLYIRDLHYRAYRNMSAANKIHPGFPDVERVREDCDIKHKEQGYLHREEVQWGAMGFALLGMVAGVWFGGRRVMSTARRTLRRIIQEELEGRGGRPGS; from the coding sequence ATGAGCGCTCTACTGATCGGCATGGCGGCGTGGCTCCTGGCGGCGGGATACCCGGCGTCCCCGGAGGCCGCGACGGAGGCCGAGCTCCAGTCGGCCGTCTTCCGCGCGAAGCCGGCGGTCGTCATGATCTCGGTGAAGATCGGCGCTACGGCGACGGTGCGCTGCGGCTCGGGGGCGAGCGCGACCGTCCGACCGGGAGCGATCGGCGAGCTCGGGAGCGGGTCCATCATCCACCCCGACGGCTGGATCGTCACGAACGGCCACGTCATCCAGCCCTACCAGGAAGGCGCCGACAGCTCGTTCGCGGCAGAGCTTGCCGAGAAGGCGGTGGCGACGGCCTGCGCCGCCGAGGTGGACGGCCTGCCGGGCCCCGCGCGGGCGCAGCGCATCCGGGCGCTTGCCGCCACACCCGAGAACCGTCGCGGCCTCGCCGTCGAGCGGACGCTCGAGGTGCATCTCTCCAACGGGAAGGCCTACCCGGCGGAGGTCAAGTTCTACAGCCCGCCCGCCTACGTCGTCGTCGGCGGCACCCCGGATTCATCCGGGAACCAGAAGAAGGAGCACGGCCGCGACGTGGCCATCCTCAAGATCGAGGACAAGGAGCTACCCGTCGTCCGCATGGCCCGGCACAGCACGGACCTGCACCTGGGCCAGGCGCTGTTCGTCATCGGCTTTCCGGGCGTCGTGGTCTCTCACGAGCTGCTCAGCCGGACCACCCAATACGAGCCCTCGATCACGGTCGGCCGTGTCTCGGGCTTCAAGCGGGACATCGGCGGCCAGCGCGTCATCCAGACGGACGCCGCCATCATCCAGGGCAACAGCGGCGGCCCGGTCTTCGACGACCGCGGCCAGGTCATCGGCGCGGCGACGTTCACGTCGCTCCAGGGAGAGCAGGTCGTCCAGGGCTTCAATTTCCTGATCCCGGTCGAGACCATCCAGGAGGCCGCGGCCAAGGCGGGCGTCGCGCCCAAGGGTGACAGCATGTTCACGCGGCTCTGGAACCATGGTGTAGATCTCTACATCCGCGATCTCCACTACCGCGCCTACCGGAACATGAGCGCCGCGAACAAGATCCACCCGGGCTTCCCCGACGTCGAGCGCGTGCGCGAGGACTGCGACATCAAGCACAAGGAGCAGGGCTACCTCCACCGCGAGGAGGTCCAGTGGGGCGCGATGGGTTTCGCGCTCCTCGGAATGGTCGCGGGCGTCTGGTTCGGCGGGCGCCGGGTGATGTCCACGGCGCGGCGAACCCTCCGCCGCATCATCCAGGAAGAGTTGGAAGGCCGGGGCGGGCGCCCCGGGAGCTGA
- a CDS encoding ice-binding family protein, translated as MNATKLAIPFLVALAYGPAQGFAAPIFPEDLASFAVLAAAGVTNVATSTIGGNLGSAPDPSVGGGYDFTFGSLQPNTALAQNAQIQLDAAILAVNAFGPGLTLGADLTGTIFPGIYTVLAGVTNLSGALILDGQGDSNAVWIFLFASTLITSEDSTVTVLNVGDGAGVGLYWSVGSAATLDGDTFAGNVLAHDLISSNGDLTLACGRLLSAETQVTLIHDKISIGCEGVGFGSGGFDQVGGGRIVPEPATLLLFGFGLAGLFTFRKRLFPVA; from the coding sequence GTGAACGCTACGAAATTGGCAATCCCGTTCTTGGTCGCACTTGCTTACGGCCCCGCCCAGGGATTCGCCGCGCCAATATTTCCTGAGGATTTGGCGAGCTTTGCGGTCCTGGCCGCCGCGGGGGTGACCAATGTCGCCACGAGCACCATTGGCGGAAATCTGGGTTCCGCCCCAGATCCCTCGGTCGGCGGGGGGTACGATTTCACATTTGGATCGTTACAACCAAATACCGCACTCGCGCAGAACGCTCAAATCCAACTCGACGCTGCGATCCTCGCTGTGAATGCCTTTGGGCCCGGTCTCACACTTGGTGCGGACCTCACTGGCACGATCTTCCCGGGCATTTATACGGTTCTCGCCGGGGTTACTAATTTGTCGGGAGCGCTCATTCTCGACGGTCAGGGCGATTCCAACGCGGTGTGGATTTTCCTGTTTGCTAGCACGCTCATCACCTCGGAGGACTCGACAGTTACCGTGCTAAATGTAGGTGACGGTGCAGGTGTCGGGCTGTATTGGAGTGTCGGCAGCGCCGCGACCCTCGACGGCGATACGTTCGCAGGAAATGTCCTCGCGCATGACCTCATCAGCAGTAACGGCGATCTAACACTTGCTTGCGGCAGACTCTTGTCGGCCGAGACACAAGTGACGCTGATTCACGACAAGATCTCCATCGGCTGCGAGGGTGTCGGGTTCGGAAGCGGCGGCTTTGACCAAGTGGGCGGGGGCCGAATCGTCCCGGAACCCGCCACACTTCTGCTTTTCGGCTTCGGGCTGGCGGGGTTGTTTACCTTTAGAAAAAGGTTATTTCCCGTCGCTTGA
- a CDS encoding HD domain-containing protein, with product MTTLERAEAAERAMSEELDRVVVKSVLFTSGEQDPTKPAPRPPDRGKLYMMGPDPRLPRMPDKPTLLDFFKYRFAPANHLLQSARLAQKSGASEKIILACLLHDIAIAGFIRSDHGYWGAQLLEPYVDEEVSWAIRYHQALRFFADESVGYRYPDMYVKLFGPDYKPEPYIERAYREAREHKWYMTARLICVNDLYSFDPTVQVRLEEFTDIVGRNFRQPKEGLGFDGSPTAHMWRTIIAPTKYL from the coding sequence ATGACGACGCTTGAACGGGCCGAGGCGGCCGAGCGGGCGATGAGCGAGGAGCTCGACCGCGTCGTCGTCAAGTCCGTGCTCTTCACCTCGGGCGAGCAGGACCCCACGAAGCCGGCTCCGCGGCCTCCGGACCGGGGCAAGCTCTACATGATGGGGCCCGACCCCCGCCTGCCCCGCATGCCCGACAAGCCGACCCTGCTCGACTTCTTCAAGTACCGGTTCGCACCCGCCAACCACCTCCTGCAGAGCGCGCGGCTCGCGCAGAAGAGCGGGGCGAGCGAGAAGATCATCCTCGCCTGCCTCCTGCACGACATCGCCATCGCCGGGTTCATCCGCAGCGACCACGGCTACTGGGGCGCCCAGCTTCTCGAGCCCTACGTGGACGAAGAGGTCAGCTGGGCCATTCGGTATCACCAGGCGCTGCGGTTCTTCGCCGACGAGTCCGTCGGGTACCGCTACCCGGACATGTACGTCAAGCTGTTCGGCCCGGACTACAAGCCCGAGCCCTACATCGAGCGGGCGTACCGGGAGGCGCGCGAGCACAAGTGGTACATGACGGCGCGCCTGATCTGCGTCAACGACCTCTACTCGTTCGATCCCACCGTGCAGGTGCGTCTCGAGGAATTCACGGACATCGTGGGCCGGAACTTCAGGCAGCCGAAGGAAGGGTTGGGCTTCGACGGCAGCCCGACGGCGCACATGTGGCGCACCATCATCGCCCCAACGAAGTACCTGTAG
- a CDS encoding DUF2235 domain-containing protein yields the protein MKNIVICADGTGNSTIKGRGTNVFKLYEAVDQTGHRVTPDLRPQAALYHDGVGTESLKWLRILTGATGWGLSRNVKQLYGELARVYAPGDKIFLFGFSRGAFTVRTLAGLIHACGILDLGKYHTNAEFDAGIEDAYREYRRGYNSWLTGIFHKTKKLDAARLAELRSTFSVEIPEFQPGAQGKLIEFMGVWDTVDAVGLPLLAADFVNRVIYAFKFPDRTLNASVAHACHALALDEERESFGPVLWDESKTVDPNRIEQVWFAGVHSNVGGGYPRQGVSLVPFDWIMSKAEAPPHNLRFVPAERLMYRYHTDVDDKMYDSRAGLGVFYRWLPRDVQRLCVDNGVTPRVHRSVFERIARNTEGYAPGSVPADPEVISLSQPPAVTDAIRKLVRDHHGPQGPLIGRAATTLRVGRWSYWLFVWGILLTVFFMLQGFVMGALEGTSTWRQVALNVADTIFSSKWIGLALKTLWHHPWLIGWLVVTLWLALAVDRWLDSMYSQFWHRDYMRLKLRKALGLG from the coding sequence ATGAAGAACATCGTCATCTGCGCCGACGGCACCGGCAACTCCACCATCAAGGGCCGCGGGACGAACGTCTTCAAGCTCTACGAGGCGGTGGACCAGACCGGCCACAGGGTCACGCCGGATCTGAGGCCGCAGGCGGCCCTGTATCACGACGGCGTCGGGACGGAATCGCTGAAGTGGTTGCGCATCCTGACCGGCGCCACCGGCTGGGGCCTGAGCCGCAACGTGAAGCAGCTCTACGGCGAGCTCGCGCGCGTCTACGCGCCCGGCGACAAGATCTTCCTCTTCGGGTTCAGCCGGGGCGCCTTCACCGTCAGAACGCTCGCGGGGCTCATTCACGCGTGCGGGATCCTGGATCTCGGGAAGTACCATACGAACGCCGAGTTCGATGCCGGTATCGAGGATGCCTACCGCGAGTACCGCCGGGGGTACAACAGCTGGCTGACCGGGATTTTTCACAAGACCAAGAAGCTCGACGCCGCCCGCCTCGCGGAGCTGCGGTCGACCTTTTCCGTCGAGATTCCGGAGTTCCAGCCCGGCGCGCAGGGCAAGCTCATCGAGTTCATGGGCGTGTGGGACACCGTCGACGCGGTCGGCCTGCCCCTTCTCGCGGCGGATTTCGTGAACCGCGTAATCTACGCGTTCAAGTTTCCTGACCGCACCCTGAACGCCTCGGTGGCGCACGCGTGCCACGCCCTGGCGCTCGACGAGGAGCGCGAGAGCTTCGGCCCTGTGCTGTGGGACGAATCGAAGACCGTGGACCCGAATCGCATCGAGCAGGTGTGGTTCGCCGGGGTGCACTCGAACGTCGGCGGCGGCTATCCGCGTCAGGGGGTGTCGCTGGTCCCGTTCGACTGGATCATGTCGAAGGCGGAGGCGCCGCCGCACAACCTTCGCTTCGTCCCGGCTGAACGGCTCATGTACCGCTATCACACGGATGTGGACGACAAGATGTACGATTCGCGCGCCGGGCTCGGCGTCTTCTACCGGTGGCTGCCGCGCGACGTCCAGCGGCTCTGCGTCGACAACGGCGTCACGCCGCGGGTGCACCGGAGCGTGTTCGAGCGGATCGCGCGCAACACGGAGGGGTACGCGCCGGGGTCCGTCCCCGCGGATCCCGAAGTGATCTCGCTGTCTCAGCCGCCCGCGGTGACCGACGCTATTCGCAAGCTCGTGCGGGACCACCACGGGCCGCAGGGGCCGCTCATCGGGCGCGCCGCGACGACGCTGCGCGTGGGACGCTGGTCGTACTGGCTCTTCGTCTGGGGCATCCTGCTCACGGTGTTCTTCATGCTCCAGGGATTCGTGATGGGCGCGCTGGAGGGGACCAGCACGTGGCGGCAGGTGGCGTTGAACGTCGCGGATACCATCTTCAGCTCGAAGTGGATAGGCCTGGCGCTCAAGACGCTGTGGCATCACCCCTGGTTGATAGGCTGGCTTGTGGTCACGCTATGGCTGGCGCTCGCGGTCGACAGGTGGCTCGATAGCATGTACTCGCAGTTCTGGCACCGCGATTACATGCGCCTCAAACTCCGGAAGGCGCTCGGGCTGGGCTGA
- a CDS encoding M20/M25/M40 family metallo-hydrolase, with the protein MSKPNGMAADALRYLDAHMGDFTRELSDLSRIPSVSANGFPKEEVRRSAEATADVLRRARVDNVRVLEIPGVHPYVYGEWLKRPGAPTILLYGHHDVQPPGRPEKWLSPPFEPIERGGRLYGRGTADDKGGVMVHVAAVAAYLQAAGSLPCNVKFIIEGEEEIGSENLGRFLTEYRDLVAADYIVLSDTANFDTGIPALTYQLRGICQVDVEVACLKQPVHSGAWGGPVPDAVQILCRLIADLTKADGSLDVPGLYKKVAKPSAKQLGRIRALPFNEAKYKKEAGMLPGVRLGGEKRFSVYERLWTRPALTVIALEARPFLGSSNQIIEAARARLSLRTVPGMDAREAGRLLGRKLTSRPPQGARVTARLTSTAPWWTTDPEGEAFEAARRALKAGFGREAAMIGCGGSIGFVGPFARVLGGVPCLLMGVEDPATNAHSENESLHLGDWLKCMRAAVHLYDELARVPLGRRRGG; encoded by the coding sequence ATGAGCAAGCCCAACGGCATGGCCGCCGATGCGCTCCGCTATCTCGACGCCCACATGGGCGACTTCACGCGGGAGCTGTCCGATCTGTCGAGGATCCCGAGCGTGTCGGCGAACGGTTTCCCGAAGGAGGAAGTCAGGCGCTCCGCCGAGGCGACGGCCGATGTCCTGCGCCGCGCGCGGGTGGACAATGTTCGCGTCCTCGAGATCCCGGGCGTGCACCCCTACGTGTACGGCGAATGGCTCAAGCGCCCGGGGGCGCCGACGATTCTCCTGTACGGCCACCACGACGTCCAGCCGCCGGGCAGGCCGGAGAAGTGGCTCTCGCCACCCTTCGAGCCGATCGAGCGAGGCGGGCGGCTCTACGGCCGCGGCACCGCGGATGACAAGGGTGGCGTCATGGTCCATGTGGCCGCCGTCGCCGCGTACCTCCAGGCCGCGGGCTCGCTGCCGTGCAACGTCAAGTTCATCATTGAAGGCGAAGAAGAGATCGGTTCGGAGAACCTCGGCCGCTTCCTGACGGAGTACCGCGACCTCGTGGCCGCGGACTACATCGTGCTGTCGGACACGGCGAACTTCGACACGGGCATCCCGGCGCTGACCTACCAGCTCCGCGGCATCTGCCAGGTGGACGTCGAGGTCGCCTGCCTCAAGCAGCCGGTGCACAGCGGCGCCTGGGGCGGTCCTGTCCCCGACGCCGTCCAGATTCTCTGCCGTCTGATCGCCGATCTCACCAAGGCCGACGGCTCGCTCGATGTGCCGGGCCTCTACAAGAAGGTCGCCAAGCCCAGCGCCAAGCAGCTCGGCCGCATCCGCGCCCTGCCATTCAACGAGGCCAAGTACAAGAAGGAGGCCGGGATGCTTCCCGGCGTACGGCTCGGCGGCGAGAAGCGCTTCTCGGTCTACGAGCGCCTATGGACTCGCCCGGCGCTGACCGTCATCGCGCTCGAGGCGCGGCCGTTCCTGGGCTCCTCCAACCAGATCATCGAAGCGGCGCGGGCGCGGCTGTCGCTTCGGACCGTCCCAGGGATGGACGCGCGCGAGGCAGGCCGGCTTCTCGGCCGCAAGTTGACCAGCCGGCCGCCCCAGGGCGCGCGCGTGACCGCGCGACTGACGAGCACTGCGCCCTGGTGGACGACGGACCCTGAGGGCGAAGCGTTCGAGGCCGCTCGCCGCGCGCTCAAGGCCGGCTTCGGCCGCGAGGCGGCGATGATCGGCTGCGGCGGCTCCATCGGCTTCGTCGGCCCGTTCGCCCGCGTGCTGGGCGGCGTGCCCTGTCTCCTCATGGGCGTGGAAGACCCCGCGACCAACGCGCACTCCGAGAACGAGAGCCTGCATCTCGGCGACTGGCTCAAGTGCATGCGCGCGGCCGTTCACCTGTACGACGAGCTCGCGCGCGTGCCGCTCGGGCGCCGCCGCGGCGGCTGA
- a CDS encoding CinA family protein has protein sequence MNDLAMLAAAPAALLVQARQTLAVSESSAGGLISAALLAIPGASAYYQGGGVIYTQGARRTLLAIPDEGVKGMRSSTEAFALLAARTIRERLGTTWGLSETGASGPTGNRYGDAAGHACIAIAGPVERVITLETRSADRVANMWAFTRAALDLLSSCLREAAGTQR, from the coding sequence ATGAACGACCTCGCCATGCTCGCCGCCGCTCCCGCAGCCCTGCTCGTCCAGGCCCGCCAGACTCTGGCCGTTTCCGAATCCTCGGCCGGCGGGCTCATCTCTGCCGCGCTTCTCGCCATCCCGGGCGCCTCAGCCTACTACCAGGGCGGGGGCGTGATCTACACCCAGGGCGCGCGGCGCACGCTCCTCGCCATCCCCGACGAAGGCGTCAAGGGCATGCGGTCGAGCACCGAAGCCTTCGCGCTCCTGGCCGCCCGCACGATCCGCGAGCGCCTCGGGACTACCTGGGGCCTCAGTGAGACCGGCGCCAGCGGCCCGACGGGCAATCGCTACGGCGACGCCGCCGGCCACGCCTGTATCGCGATCGCAGGGCCCGTCGAGCGCGTGATCACGCTCGAGACGCGGAGCGCCGACCGCGTGGCCAACATGTGGGCCTTCACCCGCGCCGCCCTCGATCTCCTCTCCTCCTGCCTGCGCGAGGCGGCCGGCACTCAGCGGTAG
- a CDS encoding ABC transporter ATP-binding protein, giving the protein MYLDRRLWAFTRGGRLRIAGTVLLGLLAVGAGIARLALFGWLLGRVIAGDSPRSLLPLMALAAAAVVLRGALDYWRAMAAHRTAARVQQALRRAIYERVTALGPAHFTRSRTGDVILSMVEGVQQLEVYFGQYLPQLAVAALTPPLIFAFVAFVDLPIALVLLAAAVVTLIAPSLWHRKDSRQSLARQKAYAAFGAEFLDSVQGLATLKAFGQSSARGRLLEEKGNALFHTTMGLLGANTFARGITDTGMAVGAAAALGLGAWRVQAGEMSLTALLVILMLGIEVFRPLRELRVVLHQGMLGLSAAGGIIEILEAEPLVRDRETPLCDAASLAPAVTFEGVTFSYPGGRRAAHDGLSFEVTAGERVGIVGPSGAGKSTIARLLLRFYDPERGRVTIGGRDLRDLTLDQLRGLIAVVSQDTYLFHGTVEQNLRMGKPDATPAELRAAARAANAEEFITRLPLGYETVVGERGIRLSGGQRQRIAIARALLRDAPILILDEALSAVDAESEAVIQEALDRLMQGRTTLIFAHRLSSVIGADRILVLDDGRVVESGGHAELMGRGGAYHRLMAAQAQDGAGRAATPAAPGLEPEPDAFEIEPPASAAPEPPASEPPASEPVDAILRAEGMGWPRLIRVLLGMVAGYRARLALTFLLGVARVVALIGVGVLSALIVRAVKNGMPFGRLLVALALAAPLAGILHWLESWLAHDMAYRLLTDMRLDIFRKLDALAPAYFTRRRTGDLVGVATHDVELIEYFFAHTITPAFVAVLVPVGVLVTLAVFGWPMAVALLPFLAWAALTPVLARSRIDRLGSRAREVSGDLTAHAVDSVQGLGEIVAFRHVRARGDEFGAKALEYLRVRMPLLHDLALQTSFQEVATGFGGLAVVGAGAALVVVGRLESALVPLLTLLALSAFVPVWEIAQVSRQLADTLGAARRVHAVHAEPVPVQDGAGVRLGSPVSRGPALEMSLVSFTYPGRRRRALSEVSFAVPRGSTVALVGPSGAGKTTVASLFLRFWDPDEGAVRLDGHDLREYRLDDLRHRIALVAQDTYLFNDTLRNNVLLARPEATEALLAAAVEQAALTEFVTGLPDGLDTVVGERGAQLSGGERQRVAIARAFLKDAPVLILDEATSHLDAVSEQAVRGALDLLARSRTTLVIAHRLSTVRNADRIIVLEDGRVAETGSHRELLDKGGLYAHLVSRQLGGSGLEFTHS; this is encoded by the coding sequence ATGTACCTGGACCGGCGGCTCTGGGCATTCACGCGCGGCGGGCGGCTGCGCATCGCGGGCACGGTGCTGCTCGGCCTCCTGGCCGTCGGCGCCGGTATCGCGCGCCTGGCACTCTTCGGATGGCTGCTCGGCCGCGTCATCGCGGGCGATTCGCCGCGCTCGCTGCTGCCGCTCATGGCGCTGGCGGCGGCCGCGGTCGTGCTCCGGGGCGCCCTCGACTACTGGCGCGCCATGGCGGCGCACCGCACCGCCGCGCGCGTGCAGCAGGCACTCCGCCGGGCCATCTACGAGCGCGTCACCGCGCTGGGCCCCGCCCACTTCACCCGCTCCCGCACCGGCGACGTCATCCTCTCGATGGTGGAAGGCGTCCAGCAGCTCGAGGTCTACTTCGGCCAGTATCTCCCGCAGCTCGCCGTCGCCGCGCTGACGCCGCCGCTCATCTTCGCCTTCGTCGCCTTCGTAGACCTGCCCATCGCGCTGGTCCTGCTCGCGGCCGCGGTGGTGACGCTGATCGCGCCGTCACTCTGGCACCGCAAGGACAGCCGGCAGAGCCTCGCGCGCCAGAAGGCCTATGCCGCCTTCGGCGCGGAGTTCCTCGACTCCGTCCAGGGGCTGGCCACGCTCAAGGCCTTCGGCCAGAGCAGCGCGCGCGGGCGCCTGCTCGAAGAGAAGGGCAATGCCCTCTTCCACACGACTATGGGATTGCTCGGGGCGAACACGTTTGCCCGCGGCATCACCGACACCGGGATGGCCGTGGGCGCGGCGGCGGCGCTGGGTCTCGGCGCCTGGCGAGTCCAGGCGGGAGAGATGAGTCTCACCGCGCTCCTGGTCATCCTGATGCTGGGTATCGAGGTGTTCCGCCCGCTCCGCGAGCTCCGCGTCGTCCTCCATCAGGGCATGCTCGGCCTCTCCGCCGCGGGCGGCATCATCGAGATCCTCGAGGCCGAGCCTCTGGTCCGCGACCGCGAGACGCCCCTCTGCGACGCGGCATCGCTCGCGCCCGCCGTGACCTTCGAGGGCGTGACATTTTCCTATCCCGGCGGCCGCCGCGCGGCGCACGACGGCCTTTCCTTCGAGGTCACGGCCGGCGAGCGCGTGGGAATCGTGGGACCGAGCGGCGCGGGCAAGTCCACCATCGCCCGGCTGCTCCTCCGCTTCTATGACCCGGAGCGCGGCCGCGTCACGATCGGCGGCCGCGACCTCCGTGACCTCACGCTGGATCAGCTCCGCGGTCTCATCGCGGTGGTGAGCCAGGACACCTATCTCTTCCACGGCACCGTCGAGCAGAACCTCCGCATGGGCAAGCCCGACGCCACGCCGGCGGAGCTCCGGGCCGCCGCCCGAGCGGCCAACGCTGAGGAGTTCATCACGCGGCTGCCGCTGGGCTACGAGACAGTCGTGGGCGAGCGCGGCATCCGGCTGTCCGGAGGCCAGCGCCAGCGCATCGCGATCGCGCGAGCCCTCCTGCGCGACGCGCCGATCCTCATCCTGGACGAAGCGCTCTCCGCGGTGGATGCCGAGAGCGAAGCGGTGATCCAGGAGGCGCTCGACCGGCTCATGCAGGGCCGGACCACGCTGATCTTCGCGCACAGGCTCTCGAGCGTGATCGGCGCCGACCGGATCCTCGTCCTGGACGACGGCCGCGTGGTGGAGAGCGGCGGGCACGCGGAGCTCATGGGCCGGGGCGGCGCGTATCACCGATTGATGGCCGCGCAGGCCCAGGATGGCGCCGGCCGCGCCGCGACCCCCGCCGCGCCGGGCCTCGAGCCCGAGCCGGACGCGTTCGAGATCGAGCCGCCGGCGTCCGCCGCGCCCGAGCCCCCCGCGTCCGAGCCCCCCGCGTCGGAGCCCGTGGACGCCATCCTGCGGGCCGAGGGGATGGGCTGGCCCCGGCTCATCCGCGTCCTGCTCGGCATGGTCGCCGGGTACCGCGCCCGCCTCGCGCTCACGTTCCTGCTCGGCGTCGCCCGGGTCGTCGCGCTGATCGGCGTCGGTGTGCTGAGCGCGCTGATCGTCCGCGCGGTGAAGAACGGCATGCCCTTCGGCCGGCTGCTGGTCGCCCTCGCGCTGGCGGCGCCGCTGGCGGGGATCCTGCACTGGCTCGAGTCGTGGCTGGCCCACGACATGGCGTATCGCCTGCTGACCGACATGCGTCTCGACATCTTCCGGAAGCTCGACGCGCTCGCGCCCGCCTACTTCACCCGCCGGCGCACAGGCGACCTCGTCGGGGTCGCCACGCACGACGTCGAGCTGATCGAGTACTTCTTCGCCCACACCATCACGCCCGCCTTCGTCGCCGTGCTGGTGCCCGTCGGCGTCCTCGTCACGCTGGCGGTCTTCGGCTGGCCGATGGCGGTGGCGCTCCTTCCGTTCCTGGCTTGGGCCGCGCTGACGCCGGTGCTCGCCCGCTCCCGCATCGACAGGCTCGGCTCGCGGGCGCGCGAGGTGTCGGGAGACCTCACGGCCCACGCCGTGGATTCGGTCCAGGGACTGGGCGAGATCGTCGCCTTCCGGCACGTGCGCGCGCGCGGCGACGAGTTCGGGGCCAAGGCGCTCGAGTACCTCCGGGTGCGCATGCCGCTTCTCCACGATTTGGCCCTGCAAACCTCTTTCCAGGAGGTGGCCACCGGTTTCGGCGGGCTCGCGGTCGTGGGCGCGGGCGCGGCGCTGGTGGTCGTCGGCCGGCTCGAGAGCGCCCTCGTTCCGCTCCTCACGCTGCTCGCCCTGTCCGCGTTCGTCCCCGTCTGGGAGATCGCCCAGGTGAGCCGTCAGCTCGCCGATACCTTGGGCGCGGCGCGGCGCGTCCACGCGGTGCACGCTGAGCCCGTGCCCGTGCAGGACGGCGCCGGCGTGCGCTTGGGGAGTCCCGTGTCGCGCGGCCCGGCCCTCGAGATGTCGCTCGTGAGCTTTACCTATCCGGGCCGCCGCCGGCGCGCCCTCAGCGAAGTATCGTTCGCGGTGCCGCGCGGGAGCACGGTGGCGCTCGTCGGGCCCTCGGGTGCGGGCAAGACCACGGTCGCCAGCCTCTTCCTCAGGTTCTGGGATCCCGACGAGGGCGCAGTCCGGTTGGACGGTCACGACCTGCGAGAGTACCGGCTGGACGACCTCCGCCACCGGATTGCCCTCGTGGCGCAGGACACCTACCTCTTCAACGACACGCTGCGGAATAATGTCTTGCTCGCGCGCCCCGAGGCGACGGAAGCCCTACTGGCGGCGGCGGTGGAGCAGGCCGCGCTGACCGAGTTCGTGACCGGCCTGCCCGACGGGCTCGACACCGTCGTGGGCGAGCGCGGCGCGCAGCTCTCGGGCGGCGAGCGCCAGCGCGTGGCCATCGCTCGCGCCTTCCTCAAGGACGCGCCCGTCCTGATCCTCGACGAGGCGACCTCGCACCTGGACGCGGTCAGCGAGCAGGCGGTCCGCGGCGCCCTGGATCTCCTCGCGCGTAGCCGCACGACGCTGGTGATCGCGCACCGGCTCTCCACGGTGCGCAACGCCGACCGGATCATCGTGCTCGAGGACGGGCGCGTGGCCGAGACCGGCAGCCATCGCGAGCTGCTGGACAAGGGCGGGCTCTACGCGCATCTCGTCTCGCGCCAGCTAGGGGGGTCAGGTCTTGAATTCACACATTCTTGA